A DNA window from Maribellus comscasis contains the following coding sequences:
- a CDS encoding protein-L-isoaspartate(D-aspartate) O-methyltransferase produces MRRYWRTKVLKVLILSFLILFFSAGLNAQKFENRRMNMVAVQIEARGITNEKILKAFRTVERHKFVDPEFLALAYNDSPLPIDEGQTISQPYVVAFMTESLDLEVNEKVLEIGTGSGYQAAILAELCDSVFTIEIFESLARKAKNLFDDLGYKNIIPKTGDGYKGWPEYAPFDAIIVTCSPTHIPEPLKEQLAEGGRMIIPVGKSYTQQLVLLEKKKGKIKEKKILPVRFVPMLDEDGKKY; encoded by the coding sequence ATGAGGAGGTATTGGAGGACTAAGGTTTTAAAGGTTTTGATTTTGAGTTTCTTGATACTATTCTTTTCCGCCGGTTTAAACGCACAGAAATTTGAAAATCGGCGGATGAATATGGTAGCTGTACAAATTGAAGCCAGGGGGATTACAAATGAGAAAATTTTGAAAGCCTTCAGAACTGTTGAAAGACATAAATTTGTTGATCCGGAATTTTTAGCTCTTGCCTACAATGACTCTCCGCTTCCGATTGATGAAGGGCAAACCATTTCGCAACCATATGTAGTCGCATTTATGACCGAATCTCTTGACTTGGAGGTAAATGAGAAAGTCCTGGAAATTGGAACAGGTTCCGGCTACCAGGCAGCAATTTTGGCCGAGTTGTGTGATTCTGTTTTTACAATAGAAATTTTTGAGTCGCTGGCCAGGAAAGCGAAAAATCTGTTTGACGACCTGGGATATAAAAATATTATTCCCAAAACAGGCGATGGGTACAAAGGCTGGCCTGAATATGCTCCTTTCGATGCAATAATTGTCACCTGCTCTCCGACACATATTCCTGAACCATTGAAAGAACAACTTGCCGAAGGCGGACGAATGATAATTCCTGTTGGCAAGTCGTATACCCAACAGTTGGTGTTGTTGGAAAAGAAGAAAGGAAAAATCAAAGAAAAGAAAATATTACCTGTTCGTTTTGTGCCTATGTTAGATGAAGACGGTAAAAAATATTGA
- a CDS encoding PQQ-binding-like beta-propeller repeat protein → MRTKLLLIFLLTPFIFSCAQKADPARQWFMYRGNYASGVLDNANLPEKWDTETGENIAWKTFIPGLGNSCPVVWGDNIFITTAVSQADSGKIVTGIYGSIVPVQDSSVHDWITYCFDKNSGEIKWQKTAYSGIPKQKRHPMSTHANCTSATNGEYVVSFFGSEGLYCYDVNGNLQWKKDFGVLQSVFFLVPGAEWEFASSPLIHDNVVIIQCDVFENSFLAAYDIKTGGEIWKVKRDEYPGWCTPNVYYEGEKARIAVNGYKHRGGYDFETGEELWKQSGGGDIPIPTPIVGENLVYFNSAHGKISPILAIQNNARGDITLDENETSNEFVKWGKLRGGSYMSTMLLYNGYLYNAAWNGKLTCYNAVTGEEMYSEKVGGGNSYTSCPVAADGIIYITDNDGVVYSVKTGPEFEILRENQLHETVMATPAISDNYLFFRTGNHLVAVSGK, encoded by the coding sequence ATGAGAACTAAACTGTTGCTGATATTCCTGCTTACTCCGTTTATTTTTAGTTGTGCTCAAAAAGCAGATCCGGCGAGACAATGGTTTATGTACCGTGGAAATTACGCCAGCGGCGTTTTGGACAATGCAAATTTGCCTGAAAAATGGGATACAGAAACTGGTGAAAATATTGCCTGGAAAACATTTATTCCCGGACTTGGCAACTCATGCCCGGTGGTTTGGGGCGATAATATTTTTATAACTACAGCGGTCAGTCAGGCCGACTCGGGAAAGATTGTTACCGGAATTTACGGTTCGATCGTTCCGGTGCAGGATTCCTCCGTTCACGACTGGATTACCTATTGTTTTGATAAAAATTCGGGCGAGATAAAATGGCAAAAAACCGCATATTCAGGAATACCTAAACAAAAACGCCATCCGATGTCGACACATGCAAACTGCACTTCGGCAACCAATGGCGAATATGTGGTTTCATTTTTTGGTTCAGAGGGATTGTATTGTTACGACGTGAATGGTAACTTGCAATGGAAGAAGGACTTTGGTGTTCTTCAGTCGGTTTTCTTTTTGGTTCCGGGTGCTGAATGGGAATTTGCCAGCTCGCCGTTGATTCACGACAATGTGGTTATTATTCAATGTGATGTTTTTGAAAATTCATTTTTGGCGGCTTACGACATAAAAACCGGCGGTGAAATTTGGAAAGTGAAACGCGATGAATACCCGGGATGGTGTACCCCAAATGTTTATTATGAAGGAGAAAAAGCCCGAATTGCGGTTAACGGATATAAACACCGGGGAGGATACGATTTTGAAACCGGTGAAGAATTGTGGAAGCAGTCGGGAGGTGGTGATATTCCAATTCCGACACCAATTGTTGGTGAGAACCTGGTTTACTTTAACAGCGCGCATGGAAAGATTTCTCCGATTCTGGCCATTCAGAATAATGCGCGCGGTGATATTACTCTGGATGAAAATGAAACTTCAAACGAGTTTGTAAAATGGGGAAAATTGCGAGGAGGTTCGTATATGAGTACGATGTTATTATACAACGGATATTTGTATAATGCAGCCTGGAATGGTAAACTTACCTGTTACAATGCTGTTACGGGGGAAGAAATGTATTCTGAGAAGGTGGGTGGCGGAAATAGTTATACATCGTGCCCTGTTGCTGCCGATGGAATAATTTACATAACCGACAACGACGGAGTAGTATATTCTGTAAAAACCGGGCCTGAGTTTGAGATCCTCAGGGAAAATCAGTTGCACGAAACCGTAATGGCCACACCAGCCATTTCCGATAACTATTTGTTTTTCAGAACGGGGAATCATTTGGTGGCAGTTTCAGGGAAATAG
- a CDS encoding S9 family peptidase has translation MQKKNLLIFLLAVLLINGKIIAQNESVTTANYRLAERFSPEKIKRMVFSTSVAPNWLETGDKFWYSYKTSEGEFFYLVDLDKKSKTALFNIDKMAAMLTRITKDPYDGKHLPPIKPKFKKNDTVFQFDVTSSQDEEKIEEDSSVKQDSTQTDTGKKPKKEKPKKKVFHFEYNITSGELYEQEDWKEIKEHPSWAAISPDSSYVVFARDYNLYWMDKENFLKALEEEEDKKDSTIVEHQLTTDGEKNYAFGGGYTPKENDDEKTIKKESEKRKNAYILWSPDSKKFALERNDSRKVKALWVINVLNQPRPDLETYKYQMPGEKEAPQSELWVFDMDKKEGKQIDVSAFADQTINICRANLSNKDRIKDYVPRKWLSESSDKIYFTRTSRDLHEIDVCVADIETGEVKPLVEERLNTYVEIQDPHLINNGNEFIHWSERDGWAHFYLYDGEGNLKNQITSGPWHCERILKVDEKNRVMYFTANAHETDENPYYEHLYKVNLDGSGLTLLDKDNFNHDVEMSDSYRYFIDNFSRVNTTPASEIRDNQGKLVMQLETADLSNLFAAGYKFPEIFKAKAADGITDIYGVMYKPFDFDSTKLYPVLEYVYPGPQTEAVNASFSSRMDRTDRFAQLGFVIVTLGNRGGHPNRSKWYHNYGYNDLRDYGLADKKYVLEQLADQHKYIDIEKVGISGHSGGGFMSTAALLQYPDFYKVAVSSAGNHENNIYNRWWSEKHHGVKEEIDDKGESKFIYDIEKNSELAKNLKGKLLLVTGDMDNNVHPGNTFRMANALMKAKKRFDFFIMPGQRHGFGDYTEYFFWLKADYFCKHLIGDYSISTDIFEMRRETKMTPSKKRTE, from the coding sequence ATGCAAAAGAAGAATCTACTCATTTTCTTATTGGCAGTCTTGCTGATAAACGGGAAAATTATTGCCCAAAACGAATCGGTTACAACAGCCAATTATCGCCTGGCAGAACGCTTTTCTCCCGAAAAAATAAAACGAATGGTTTTTAGTACTTCGGTGGCTCCCAATTGGTTGGAAACCGGGGATAAATTCTGGTATTCTTATAAAACATCTGAAGGCGAATTTTTCTATTTGGTTGATTTAGATAAAAAATCCAAAACAGCCCTCTTTAATATTGATAAAATGGCTGCGATGTTAACCCGAATAACAAAGGACCCTTACGACGGCAAACATCTGCCACCAATAAAACCAAAATTCAAAAAAAACGATACTGTTTTTCAGTTTGATGTTACGAGCAGTCAAGACGAAGAAAAAATAGAAGAAGATTCTTCTGTAAAGCAGGATTCAACCCAAACAGACACCGGCAAAAAGCCAAAAAAAGAAAAGCCAAAAAAGAAAGTTTTTCATTTTGAATACAACATTACGAGCGGCGAATTATACGAACAGGAAGACTGGAAAGAAATAAAAGAGCATCCGTCGTGGGCAGCCATTTCACCCGACAGTTCGTACGTAGTTTTTGCCCGCGACTACAATCTGTATTGGATGGATAAAGAAAACTTTCTGAAAGCATTGGAAGAAGAGGAGGATAAAAAAGACTCAACCATTGTTGAACACCAGCTTACTACCGACGGCGAAAAAAACTATGCTTTTGGTGGCGGTTATACTCCGAAAGAAAATGATGACGAAAAAACCATAAAAAAGGAGAGCGAAAAACGCAAAAATGCCTATATTTTATGGTCACCGGATTCGAAAAAATTTGCATTGGAACGCAATGATAGTCGCAAAGTAAAAGCACTGTGGGTAATTAACGTCTTGAATCAGCCACGTCCGGATCTGGAAACCTACAAATACCAAATGCCGGGCGAAAAAGAAGCGCCGCAAAGCGAACTTTGGGTTTTCGACATGGATAAAAAAGAGGGCAAACAAATTGATGTTTCTGCTTTTGCCGACCAAACCATAAATATTTGCCGAGCGAACTTAAGCAACAAAGACCGGATAAAAGACTACGTTCCGCGCAAATGGCTTTCTGAATCTTCGGATAAAATATATTTCACCCGCACCAGTCGCGACCTGCACGAAATTGATGTTTGCGTTGCCGATATTGAAACCGGCGAAGTTAAACCGCTTGTTGAGGAACGGCTGAATACCTATGTTGAAATTCAGGATCCTCACCTGATTAATAATGGAAACGAATTTATTCACTGGTCGGAACGCGACGGATGGGCACATTTTTATTTGTATGACGGCGAGGGAAATCTGAAAAACCAGATTACTTCCGGCCCGTGGCATTGCGAGAGAATATTAAAGGTTGATGAAAAGAATCGCGTAATGTATTTCACTGCAAATGCGCACGAAACAGATGAGAATCCATATTACGAACATCTTTATAAAGTAAATCTTGACGGTAGTGGATTAACGCTACTCGACAAAGACAACTTTAATCACGATGTTGAAATGAGCGATTCATACCGTTACTTCATCGATAATTTTTCGAGAGTAAACACTACTCCAGCGTCAGAAATCAGAGACAATCAGGGGAAATTAGTAATGCAACTTGAAACTGCTGATTTGAGTAATCTTTTTGCAGCAGGTTACAAATTCCCGGAAATTTTCAAAGCCAAAGCAGCTGATGGAATTACTGATATTTACGGAGTGATGTACAAACCTTTCGATTTTGATTCGACCAAACTTTATCCGGTTTTGGAATACGTTTACCCAGGCCCGCAAACCGAAGCGGTAAATGCCTCTTTTTCATCAAGAATGGACAGAACCGATCGTTTTGCTCAGCTGGGTTTTGTTATCGTAACACTTGGCAACCGCGGCGGACATCCCAACCGTTCAAAATGGTATCATAATTATGGATACAACGACTTGCGTGATTACGGATTGGCCGACAAAAAATATGTACTGGAACAATTGGCTGATCAACATAAATACATTGATATCGAAAAAGTGGGAATTTCCGGCCATTCCGGTGGAGGTTTTATGTCAACAGCAGCACTCCTGCAATATCCCGATTTCTACAAAGTTGCCGTTTCTTCTGCCGGAAACCATGAAAATAACATCTACAACCGTTGGTGGAGCGAAAAACATCACGGCGTGAAGGAGGAAATCGATGATAAAGGTGAATCAAAATTTATCTACGATATTGAAAAGAACTCGGAACTGGCCAAAAACCTGAAAGGAAAGTTGCTTCTGGTAACCGGCGACATGGATAATAATGTTCATCCCGGGAATACTTTCCGCATGGCAAACGCATTGATGAAAGCAAAAAAACGTTTCGACTTTTTTATTATGCCCGGACAGCGACACGGGTTTGGCGATTACACAGAATACTTTTTCTGGCTAAAGGCTGATTATTTCTGCAAACACCTCATCGGTGACTATTCAATTAGCACCGACATTTTTGAGATGCGCCGCGAAACAAAAATGACACCCAGCAAAAAACGAACTGAATGA
- a CDS encoding efflux RND transporter permease subunit produces MLKDIITFSVRQKFVALSLVILMAVGGYFSLIQLPINSLPDVTPVQVLVITKAGRYSPYDVEKLVSYPIETAMNGLPDVAEVRSISQFGLSAVTVEFEEKTDIYFARQMVSQRLQSITDELPPDVSSPQLGPITTALGEIYQYVVRGENYSLTELREIQDWLIAPQLKVVKGVTEINSFGGFVKQYNVVVQPGRLRMFGIGISEVLDAIANNNSVSGGNFLEHNGEQFIIRGVGQINKVEDVENIIITNINNKPVFIKDVASVEIGMQIRQGGVTQDGKGEIITGIVMMLRGGNGRKVISAIEEKIDNINQNLPEGVKIEKFYDQSDLISRTTETISTNLVEGGFLVIVVLLLLLGEISGALIVAMVIPLSMLFAFIGMREFGLAANLMSLGAIDFGMVVDGSVVMVENIVHGLQKEKGKNKDEIIRKSAQQVVRPIFFGVLIILMVYVPIMTFSGMEGILFRPMAITVAAAVLGSLLLALIFVPAISAIVFRKGVKVRKNYLINFLKPRYTKSLGTYMDKKWLVASVAGIIFAASVFLMTRLGTEFIPELDEGSILIEQVRMPSVTLNESIENANWLAGKLVQNIPEIQTVVPKTGRSDLANDWMGVHQTDVWVILKPTEDWRKGITKDDIVSQIEPYLQTEPGLVYNFTQPIAMRVDELTSGVKSDLAVKIYGEDLDILSQIGENISMLLPELEGTDNFYVEQTVGQPYLTVEIDREAVASFGLNVNDVQKVIEAGIGGQEVSQLYEGQRRFGIAVRYPEGIRDQLHKIQDVPVHLPNGDYVPLKRVAKIVLQEGPREIQRENGWRRLIVGINIKDIDLGSYVANLQNEIMQKANIPAGYFIEYGGTFENQRRAMRHLMLVVPLSIFIIIGLLYLNFGKMKYAILILLNLPFALSGGIFLLWLRGMYLSVSASIGFVALFGVAVLNGIVLIDHINQIRKEKKGELKKLIIEGAADRLRPVLMTALVASLGFIPMAFNTGPGSEVQRPLATVVIGGLITSTLLTLMVLPIVYYWVEKRKSSKEIITTEGES; encoded by the coding sequence ATGCTTAAAGATATTATCACATTTAGTGTTCGGCAGAAATTTGTAGCCCTTTCGCTGGTTATTCTGATGGCTGTGGGCGGCTATTTTTCGCTGATTCAATTACCCATAAATTCGTTACCCGATGTAACGCCGGTTCAGGTTTTGGTAATTACAAAAGCAGGGCGCTACTCACCTTACGATGTTGAAAAATTAGTAAGTTACCCGATTGAAACTGCGATGAACGGACTTCCCGATGTTGCTGAAGTGCGTTCCATTTCACAATTTGGATTATCAGCGGTTACGGTTGAATTTGAAGAAAAAACCGACATTTATTTTGCCCGGCAGATGGTAAGCCAGCGTTTGCAATCGATCACCGACGAGCTTCCGCCCGATGTTTCCAGTCCACAGTTGGGGCCGATTACAACAGCTCTCGGAGAAATTTATCAATATGTCGTTCGGGGTGAAAATTATTCACTTACAGAACTGCGCGAAATTCAGGATTGGTTAATTGCTCCTCAGTTGAAAGTTGTAAAAGGAGTGACTGAGATTAATTCATTTGGCGGATTTGTAAAACAATACAATGTGGTTGTTCAACCCGGTCGTTTGCGAATGTTTGGAATTGGCATTTCGGAAGTATTGGATGCAATTGCGAACAATAACAGTGTTTCCGGAGGGAACTTTTTGGAACATAACGGCGAGCAGTTTATTATCCGGGGTGTTGGACAAATTAATAAAGTGGAGGACGTTGAAAATATTATTATCACCAACATCAACAATAAGCCGGTATTTATAAAAGATGTGGCCAGTGTTGAAATTGGTATGCAAATCCGGCAGGGAGGCGTTACACAGGATGGGAAAGGTGAAATTATAACCGGAATTGTGATGATGCTTCGCGGAGGCAATGGAAGAAAAGTGATTTCTGCAATTGAAGAAAAAATTGATAACATCAATCAAAACCTTCCCGAAGGTGTGAAAATTGAAAAATTTTATGACCAGTCGGATTTAATTAGCAGAACTACAGAAACAATTTCAACTAACTTGGTTGAAGGTGGATTTTTGGTTATTGTTGTGCTTTTGCTTTTGCTTGGCGAGATCTCAGGAGCCTTGATTGTGGCGATGGTTATTCCGCTTTCCATGCTTTTTGCATTTATCGGGATGCGCGAATTTGGACTGGCTGCAAATCTGATGAGTTTGGGAGCCATCGACTTCGGGATGGTAGTTGACGGTTCGGTTGTGATGGTGGAAAATATCGTACACGGACTTCAAAAAGAAAAGGGCAAAAACAAAGATGAAATTATACGAAAGTCGGCACAGCAGGTGGTGCGGCCCATTTTCTTTGGAGTGCTCATTATCCTGATGGTGTACGTTCCGATTATGACTTTTAGCGGGATGGAAGGAATTCTGTTCCGGCCGATGGCAATTACAGTTGCGGCGGCTGTTTTGGGTTCTCTGCTTTTAGCGCTGATTTTTGTGCCCGCTATTTCGGCTATCGTTTTTCGGAAAGGTGTGAAAGTTCGCAAAAATTATCTCATTAATTTTTTGAAACCACGTTATACAAAATCGCTGGGAACTTATATGGATAAAAAATGGCTTGTGGCTTCAGTTGCGGGGATAATTTTTGCAGCTTCTGTTTTTTTGATGACGCGTTTGGGAACCGAGTTTATTCCTGAACTGGACGAAGGTTCTATTCTTATTGAACAGGTTCGAATGCCGTCGGTAACACTGAATGAATCGATTGAAAATGCCAATTGGCTGGCCGGGAAATTGGTTCAAAATATTCCTGAAATTCAGACAGTAGTTCCAAAAACCGGACGTTCCGATTTAGCCAACGACTGGATGGGGGTTCACCAAACCGATGTTTGGGTTATTTTGAAACCTACTGAAGATTGGCGAAAAGGAATAACAAAGGATGATATTGTTTCGCAAATTGAACCGTATTTACAAACCGAGCCTGGACTTGTTTATAATTTCACACAACCGATTGCGATGCGTGTTGATGAGTTGACCAGCGGAGTAAAATCGGATTTAGCTGTGAAAATTTATGGTGAAGATTTGGATATTCTCAGCCAGATTGGAGAGAATATTTCAATGCTTTTGCCCGAGTTGGAAGGAACCGACAATTTTTATGTGGAACAAACGGTTGGCCAACCCTATTTAACTGTTGAGATTGACCGCGAAGCAGTGGCTTCGTTTGGTTTGAATGTGAACGATGTTCAAAAAGTAATTGAAGCAGGAATTGGCGGGCAGGAAGTGAGCCAGCTTTACGAAGGGCAGCGTCGTTTTGGAATTGCCGTTCGTTATCCCGAAGGGATTCGTGATCAGTTGCATAAAATTCAGGATGTGCCGGTGCATCTTCCCAATGGCGATTATGTTCCGTTAAAGCGGGTAGCGAAAATTGTTTTGCAGGAAGGCCCGCGTGAAATTCAGCGTGAAAATGGCTGGCGGCGTTTGATTGTCGGAATCAATATAAAAGATATTGACCTGGGGAGTTATGTAGCCAATCTTCAGAATGAAATTATGCAGAAGGCAAATATTCCTGCAGGTTATTTTATTGAATATGGCGGGACTTTTGAAAATCAGCGTCGCGCAATGCGTCACTTAATGCTGGTGGTACCTTTGTCCATTTTTATCATCATCGGTTTGTTGTATTTGAACTTTGGCAAAATGAAATATGCGATTCTTATTTTGCTGAACCTGCCATTTGCATTGTCGGGGGGAATTTTCCTGCTTTGGCTGCGCGGCATGTATTTGTCGGTTTCTGCAAGTATTGGTTTTGTTGCGCTGTTTGGGGTGGCGGTTTTAAACGGCATTGTTCTGATTGATCATATCAACCAAATAAGAAAAGAAAAAAAAGGAGAGCTGAAAAAATTAATTATTGAAGGAGCAGCTGATCGTCTGCGTCCGGTTTTAATGACTGCTCTGGTAGCCAGTTTAGGTTTTATTCCAATGGCATTTAATACCGGTCCGGGTTCAGAAGTTCAACGACCGCTGGCAACGGTGGTCATCGGTGGCTTGATTACTTCAACGCTTTTAACCTTAATGGTTTTGCCCATTGTTTATTATTGGGTGGAAAAACGAAAAAGCAGTAAAGAAATTATAACAACAGAAGGGGAGAGTTGA
- a CDS encoding RrF2 family transcriptional regulator: MKFSTKTRYGVRAILEIAMCESENGILQKDIALNQNISYKYLDHIVTALKVAGLVTKAGGRKSGYILTRKPEEITINDIHNAFEPGVCVVDCLSHSYTCKREGICASKGFWGQLNNKITEYLTSVTLKDLMEKQVKLDDIIN, encoded by the coding sequence TTGAAGTTTAGTACAAAAACCAGGTATGGTGTCCGTGCAATTCTTGAGATTGCAATGTGTGAGTCTGAAAATGGGATTCTTCAAAAAGACATTGCGCTAAACCAGAATATCTCTTACAAATATCTGGATCATATCGTCACGGCTTTAAAAGTTGCAGGCTTGGTTACAAAAGCCGGAGGCCGAAAAAGCGGTTATATTCTTACCCGGAAACCGGAGGAAATTACAATAAATGATATTCACAACGCCTTTGAACCCGGAGTTTGCGTTGTCGACTGCCTATCGCACAGTTACACCTGCAAACGCGAAGGGATCTGTGCTTCAAAAGGATTCTGGGGACAATTAAACAATAAAATTACGGAATATCTGACCTCAGTAACACTAAAAGATTTGATGGAAAAACAGGTCAAGCTAGACGACATTATCAACTAG
- a CDS encoding YceI family protein translates to MKKSSLKYLMLSVLIASFTNTLSFGQQQFKVIPSESKLIVSGTSSVHDWEMEAEEFSCNATIALNENSITEIRNVDFTCPVESLKSNNKIMNNKTQKALNSDKSPEINFRLNKSVAANPDKSSSELKGLLTINGTDKEVGIKFAYDKVAQNRIKIKGEVPLKMSDFKVDPPTAMMGALKTADEIKITYEIVLENK, encoded by the coding sequence ATGAAAAAGTCGAGCCTTAAATATCTAATGCTAAGCGTATTAATCGCTTCATTTACAAACACTTTAAGTTTTGGCCAACAACAATTTAAAGTCATTCCTTCTGAGAGTAAACTGATAGTCTCCGGAACATCCTCTGTTCACGATTGGGAAATGGAAGCCGAAGAATTTAGTTGCAACGCAACAATCGCCCTTAACGAAAATTCGATTACAGAAATTAGGAATGTGGATTTTACATGTCCGGTTGAGAGCCTCAAAAGCAACAACAAAATAATGAACAATAAAACACAAAAGGCACTAAACAGTGATAAATCTCCTGAAATAAATTTCCGACTTAATAAATCAGTAGCTGCAAACCCCGACAAAAGTTCTTCAGAGTTAAAAGGCCTGTTAACCATCAATGGAACAGACAAAGAAGTTGGGATCAAATTCGCTTATGACAAGGTAGCTCAAAATCGGATAAAGATTAAAGGAGAGGTTCCTTTAAAAATGAGTGATTTTAAAGTTGATCCACCAACAGCTATGATGGGCGCTTTAAAAACCGCAGACGAAATTAAAATTACCTACGAAATTGTACTTGAAAATAAATAA